The DNA window GAGGCGATTGATCTGATGCGGCATCAGGGGATTGATCAAGCTGCCTTCGAAGAAGATCTCGCCCTCGGTCGGATCGTAAACGCCGGTCAGCAAATTGAAGAAGGTCGTCTTGCCGGCGCCGTTGGGGCCGATGATCCCCATCAGCTCTTGGGCATCGAGATTGAAGTCGAGGCCCGAGAGGGCCTTGAGGCCGCCGAAGGCAATGCTGCAATTCTTGACCTCGAGCAGCGCCATCCTAAGCCTCGCTCCCCGCCGGCTTGCGGCTCCAGAACTTCCAAGAGATTCCCTTGGAGCGCAGCAGCATCGTCACGATGATCAACAGACTATAAAGGATCATTCGCCACTCGGCGAAACCGCGCAGCCCCTCGGGCAGGATGGTGAGCAGGGCCGCGGCCGCGACCACGCCCCAGAGATTGCCCATGCCGCCCAGGACCACCATGACCACCAACTCGACCGACTTGAGGAAGGAGAAGCTGTTGACGTGGAGGTAGTTCAAGTAGTGGGCGTAGAGGCCGCCGCCGAGGCCGGCGAAAAATGCGCCGATAGCGAAAGCCGTCACCTTGGCCCGAGTGTTGGAGATGCCCAAGGAAACGGTCGCGATTTCGTCCTCGCGCACCGCCAGAAAGGCCAGGCCCTTGGAAGCCCGGGTCATCCGGCCCACCACCCACAAGGTGAGGGCGGCGAAAGCGAAGACCCAGAAGAAATCGGCATAGGCCGGGATGTCGGCGAAGCCGCGGGCCCCGCCGACCACGTCCATATTATA is part of the bacterium genome and encodes:
- a CDS encoding branched-chain amino acid ABC transporter permease; translated protein: MKRLLFPLLVLAGLWGLNWLLGSYLNPYYLQILVYIGINMVLATSLNLINGYTGQFNLGHAGFMAVGAYASAAFSVYFHPALRAALGFIPEAALTPLLFLLSLAFGGLLALIAGLAIGLPTLRLRGDYLAIATLGFGEIVLVIIYNMDVVGGARGFADIPAYADFFWVFAFAALTLWVVGRMTRASKGLAFLAVREDEIATVSLGISNTRAKVTAFAIGAFFAGLGGGLYAHYLNYLHVNSFSFLKSVELVVMVVLGGMGNLWGVVAAAALLTILPEGLRGFAEWRMILYSLLIIVTMLLRSKGISWKFWSRKPAGSEA